The segment CCAAAGTACGGCTACAAAAGTGGCACCCTCGGAGGCTTGTTCTGAGTAGAATTCATTGCCGACTGACGCAAATTCCTGGATGTCATAGACCGTAATCTCGTATTCTCCGGTTTGTGTTGATCCATCGAGGGGCAAGATTTCTTCTGGAATACGGTTTTCCTCTTTAATGGCTTGATCGACAGCTACTGCGGCTCCGGTCACGAACAAACCGCCTACTAGCAAGAATCCGCCAATTCCTAGAATGGCGATTACAGCAAAAGCGATGATGGCGATCATGCAGCCATTTTTCTTTTTCTTCGGTTGTTGAGGGACGTCTGTCTCGGGCATGTTTTAGTAATGGGTTAAGTGACTAGAGTGCGTTACAGCATCGGGTTATTATCTGTAGGATATATCCTACAGATTGGCCAATGTAAATCTTTTATAATCATGGCTTGGATATTAAGCATGCATTTGGCCGTGTAATCGCTCGCAGAAGGAGTCAGTTGAAGCTTTCACAGGATAGCCTGTGCGAACGGGCAGGGATAGACCGGAGTTTCCTGTCTGAAATCGAGAACGGTAAATTTCAGCCGACGTTGACTACGATTTTCTTGATTGCTCGGGCTCTTGACTGTTTCCCGTCAGAGATAATCAAGGAACTGGAGGACTTGGATCCAGTAGTGGAACCTTGAGAAGGCATCAAGATGCCTGATGCCTTGCGGCATACCTTTGTAGATATGAATCAGAATTATCTTAGGAGAACTCTGTGTACTGTCTGAATGACTTTATTCTTTGATATATAGGATATTATATACTCTAGGAATTTGTTATTTCTGTATATAACAAAGTATCAAGGGGCTATTTTGCTCCGCGGATTCCAACTTCTAAGGAATCATTTTTGTGCTGGGTTGAGGTGGTCAAGCGGCGAAGTGTAGTTTGAGGTTGTTGGGAGAAAGGAAGTGTAGGGTTTTGCGTGGGCGTTGGTTGAGTTGGGCTTCGATGTGGGCGAGCCTAGGCTCGCCCACATCGAGGAAGTTTGTGCCCTTGGGGAAGTATTGTCGGACGAGTCCGTTGAAGTTCTCGACGCCGCCTTTTTCCCATGAGTGGTAGGGCTTGCAAAAGAATCCGGCTGCGCCGAGGGCCTCACTGACGCGCCGGTGTCCGGCGAACT is part of the Ruficoccus amylovorans genome and harbors:
- a CDS encoding helix-turn-helix domain-containing protein, producing the protein MDIKHAFGRVIARRRSQLKLSQDSLCERAGIDRSFLSEIENGKFQPTLTTIFLIARALDCFPSEIIKELEDLDPVVEP